A single Hippocampus zosterae strain Florida chromosome 19, ASM2543408v3, whole genome shotgun sequence DNA region contains:
- the chrm5b gene encoding muscarinic acetylcholine receptor M5b, producing MDVPPPNSTFDNTTHTQAAPHSLWEVITIATVSAIVSLITIVGNVLVMVSFKVNSQLKTVNNYYLLSLAFADLIIGVLSMNLYTTYILMGYWSLGSLACDLWLAMDYVASNASVMNLLVISFDRYFSITRPLTYRAKRTPKRAALMIGLAWLVSFVLWAPPILCWKYIVGEEKESEDQCQIQFLTEPVITFGTAIAAFYIPVSVMTILYCRIYKETQKRTKDLAELQGLTSDHVSEGAQPQKPTIRSCFHFTRERRERSQASWSSSNQSNVTKTTIRSDEVWVKADQIASFNSYSSSDEEERHISIETPQGSLRDTGPNDKNGQATDYADDQYFSTPSKESSKKCISYKFTPSSKGISGSPAPAAPRPPDAERKNASPSSSTASKPMDAGLKNQITKRKRMVLVKEKKAAQTLSAILLAFILTWTPYNIMVLISTFCTTCIPTSLWHLGYWLCYVNSTVNPMCYALCNKTFQKTFRMLLLCQWRRKRGEDKLYWCGQNANVNHKMT from the coding sequence ATGGATGTCCCTCCTCCAAACAGCACTTTTGACAACACAACGCATACCCAGGCCGCCCCTCATAGCCTTTGGGAGGTTATCACCATAGCAACAGTCTCTGCCATTGTAAGCTTGATCACGATTGTAGGTAACGTTTTGGTCATGGTGTCCTTCAAAGTTAACAGCCAGCTGAAGACTGTTAACAACTACTACCTACTGAGTTTGGCTTTTGCAGACCTCATTATCGGAGTGCTCTCCATGAACTTATACACGACATATATACTGATGGGTTACTGGTCCTTAGGAAGCCTCGCGTGTGATCTCTGGCTAGCTATGGACTATGTAGCCAGCAACGCTTCTGTGATGAATTTACTGGTCATCAGCTTTGACAGATATTTCTCCATCACGAGGCCGCTGACTTACAGGGCTAagaggactccaaaaagggccGCCCTCATGATAGGCCTTGCGTGGCTGGTGTCGTTTGTCCTTTGGGCACCGCCAATTCTGTGCTGGAAGTACATTGTAGGGGAAGAAAAGGAATCCGAGGACCAATGCCAGATTCAGTTTTTAACAGAGCCAGTGATCACATTTGGGACAGCCATTGCCGCTTTCTACATCCCAGTCTCCGTCATGACTATTCTCTACTGTAGGATCTACAAGGAGACGCAGAAGCGGACCAAGGATCTGGCAGAGCTGCAAGGGCTCACGAGCGATCATGTCTCCGAGGGAGCTCAACCGCAAAAACCCACCATTCGCTCTTGTTTCCATTTCACcagagagaggagagaaagGAGTCAGGCTTCCTGGTCGTCCTCCAACCAAAGTAACGTGACAAAAACCACCATTAGGTCAGATGAAGTGTGGGTGAAAGCTGACCAGATCGCCTCCTTTAATAGCTACTCCTCATCTGACGAGGAGGAGCGTCACATTTCCATCGAGACCCCGCAAGGCTCTTTGAGAGATACCGGTCCCAATGACAAGAATGGCCAAGCGACGGATTACGCAGATGATCAGTATTTCTCAACCCCTTCTAAGGAGAGTAGTAAGAAGTGCATTTCGTATAAGTTCACACCTAGCTCGAAGGGTATCAGCGGCAGCCCTGCGCCGGCAGCTCCTCGACCTCCCGATGCCGAGCGGAAAAACGCTTCGCCTTCCTCCTCCACTGCCTCCAAGCCGATGGACGCGGGCCTCAAGAACCAGATCACCAAGAGGAAGCGAATGGTACTGGTGAAGGAGAAGAAGGCGGCCCAGACACTCAGCGCCATTCTGCTGGCGTTCATCCTCACGTGGACTCCGTACAATATCATGGTGCTGATCTCCACATTTTGTACCACGTGCATCCCCACGTCCCTTTGGCACCTGGGCTACTGGCTGTGCTACGTCAACAGCACCGTCAACCCCATGTGCTACGCCCTGTGCAACAAGACCTTCCAGAAGACCTTCCGTATGCTTCTGCTGTGccagtggaggaggaagagaggtGAGGACAAGCTGTACTGGTGCGGACAGAATGCGAATGTTAACCACAAAATGACTTGA
- the emc7b gene encoding ER membrane protein complex subunit 7 translates to MGRIQLSWLFVQAALVVASCFTDMETGPGAGVSTQTTATDRFKIEGRAIVPGVKTQDWVSTARVLVDGEDYVGFLRTDGSFAVNDVPSGSYVVEIVTPGYRFEPVRVDITSKGKMRARLVNYIKTSEVIRQPYPLQVRASGLHSYFIKRETWGWTDFLMNPMVMMMVLPLLIIVLLPKVVNTNDPEMRKEMEQSMNMLNPNPELPDVSELMTKLFSGSKGSSKAGGSSKGARPAVKRR, encoded by the exons ATGGGAAGAATACAGCTCTCGTGGCTTTTCGTTCAGGCTGCGCTCGTCGTGGCTTCGTGTTTCACCGATATGGAAACGGGGCCTGGTGCAGGTGTATCGACGCAGACCACCGCCACAGATCGGTTCAAAATCGAAGGAAGGGCGATCGTTCCAGGGGTAAAAACACAAGACTGGGTCTCCACGGCGCGAGTTCTTGTAGACGGTGAAGACTACGTGGGTTTTTTGAG AACGGATGGGAGTTTCGCAGTCAACGATGTACCCTCCGGGTCTTACGTTGTAGAAATTGTCACTCCAGGATACCGATTTGAGCCTGTGCGTGTTGATATTACATCTAAGGGGAAAATGAG AGCACGCCTTGTGAACTACATTAAGACTTCAGAAGTGATCCGCCAGCCATATCCTCTCCAAGTTAGAGCAAGCGGCCTACACAGCTACTTCATAAAGAGGGAAACCTGGGGCTGGACTGATTTCCTCATGAACCCAATG GTTATGATGATGGTGTTGCCATTGCTGATTATTGTTCTACTGCCCAAAGTGGTCAACACGAATGACCCCGAAATGAGGAAG GAAATGGAGCAATCCATGAATATGCTCAACCCCAACCCTGAGCTCCCAGATGTGTCTGAGCTCATGACAAAGTTGTTCTCGGGCTCCAAGGGCTCCAGCAAGGCGGGCGGTAGCAGCAAGGGCGCCAGACCAGCTGTCAAGAGGAGGTAG
- the katnbl1 gene encoding KATNB1-like protein 1 — protein MKQVDVRNKDELDKERYKVHSPGKEKKSSLYKRKRSLCLEVGLKLHRKTSNVGQARNPGMANKENEVTCSDVRGNHYKVNYSPPASAAVSKMAGPSSKYNDFTELSKDHEAVSHILFGRNLRLKVALTLWRRNAIEFVAYLIIIQDTGVLLDLLPFITNDLQTEASCFSIGCCVDLIPQVKVILTSKYEEHIIVGLHWVQAVIRKWWPDLSKTEKRLLDSLDNRNIVVLKQRLRELWKDGARLCLVSGSTGDLAKGIEAYVLQLP, from the exons ATGAAGCAG GTGGATGTTAGAAATAAGGACGAATTAGATAAGGAAAG ATACAAAGTGCACAGTCCGGGCAAGGAAAAGAAGTCCTCGCTTTACAAGAGGAAGAGGTCTCTCTGCCTGGAGGTGGGCTTGAAGCTGCACCGTAAAACATCCAATGTTGGTCAAGCCCGTAACCCCGGCATGGCCAATAAAGAAAATGAGGTGACCTGCTCGGATGTGCGGGGCAATCACTACAAAGTTAACTACAGCCCTCCTGCGAGCGCCGCGGTCTCCAAGATGGCAGGGCCTAGCTCCAAGTACAATGACTTTACCGAG CTGTCAAAGGACCACGAAGCAGTGTCTCATATCCTCTTTGGGAGGAATCTTCGACTTAAAGTGGCCCTAACGCTATGGCGAAGAAACGCTATTGAATTCGTGGCTTATCTAATTAT AATTCAAGACACAGGAGTGCTGCTTGATCTGTTACCCTTCATAACAAATGA CCTTCAAACCGAAGCATCGTGTTTTTCTATTGGATGCTGTGTTGACCTCATACCCCAAGTCAAAGTGATTCTTACCAGCAAATACGAAGA ACACATAATTGTGGGTTTACACTGGGTTCAGGCTGTCATCAGGAAATGGTGGCCAGACCTTTCAAAGACAGAGAAAAGACTGCTGGACAGTTTGGACAACAG AAATATTGTGGTCTTGAAGCAACGTCTAAGAGAGTTGTGGAAGGACGGAGCCAGGCTATGTCTGGTTTCGGGTTCTACTGGCGACCTGGCAaag GGCATCGAGGCGTACGTCCTTCAGCTGCCCTGA